From Calothrix sp. PCC 6303, a single genomic window includes:
- a CDS encoding sucrose synthase, with protein MHELAQTVLNSDEKVALRQLISTLGTSGKRYLLRNEILQAFGDYCQQTEKPAYFFHVSGLGKLINYTHEIILEEESTWFLVRPWIASQEVWRLGADMESFERMTPQALLNVRDRIVNRFQPQILEIDLEPFYQGSPRIDDARNVGQGLAFLNHYLCSQLETDPEHWLEVLFQVLHRLEYDGLPLLISDRITSGKELVEQVKAALTILNQRSPQETYDKFRFDLQALGLEPGWGNTASRVRETLELFNRLIDNPEPGVVEAFVARIPAIFRVTLISIHGWVGQEGVAGKPETAGQVMYVIEQARNLEKKLREEIKLAGLDLLGIKPHVIILTRLIPNCEGTACDMRLEKLQGSDNAWILRVPFAEHNLQVTQNWISKYEIWPYLDHFALEAEKQLLAEFRGRPNLIIGNYSDGNLVASLLARRLKATQCNIAHALEKPKNLFSNLYWQDLEERYHFSAQFTADLISMNAADFIIASSYQEIVGTPDSIGQYESYKCFTMPSLYHVVDGIDLFNPKFNVVPPGVNENIFFAPSQTGNRDDNCRSQICQTLFTREDPQILGNLKDPKKRPIFAIAPIDAIKNLTRLTECFSKSPELQEHCNLILLTSKLHPDQTTHPEQAEEIAKLHELINHYHLEGKIRWLGLRLSNLDLGETYRAIADYQGIFVHFAHFEPFGRTILEAMISGLPTFATQFGGVSEIIEDKDVFLINPTDLEGTTQKIVQFLETCDRIPEYWQETSQRVIERIQNKFNWDSHCKQLLLIAKIYKFWDFAIPENREARMRYLETLYHLVFKPRAAEILEKHSHIKSE; from the coding sequence ATGCACGAACTAGCTCAAACTGTTCTCAACAGTGATGAAAAAGTTGCTTTACGTCAGTTAATTTCAACTTTAGGGACTTCTGGGAAACGATATCTACTCAGAAATGAAATTCTCCAAGCTTTTGGTGATTATTGTCAGCAGACAGAAAAACCTGCTTACTTTTTCCATGTTTCGGGATTGGGTAAACTCATCAATTACACCCACGAAATTATTTTAGAGGAAGAAAGTACCTGGTTTTTGGTGCGTCCTTGGATTGCCAGTCAGGAAGTTTGGCGTTTAGGTGCGGATATGGAGAGTTTTGAGCGCATGACTCCCCAAGCATTGTTGAATGTACGCGATCGCATTGTCAATCGCTTCCAACCCCAGATACTAGAAATAGATTTAGAACCTTTTTATCAGGGTTCTCCCAGAATTGATGATGCCCGAAATGTGGGTCAAGGTTTAGCTTTCCTGAACCATTATTTATGTAGCCAATTGGAAACCGATCCTGAACATTGGCTAGAAGTATTGTTTCAGGTTTTACACCGTTTGGAGTATGATGGGTTGCCGCTGTTAATTAGCGATCGCATCACCTCTGGAAAAGAACTAGTCGAACAGGTTAAAGCTGCACTCACCATCCTCAATCAACGTTCACCCCAAGAAACTTACGATAAATTCCGCTTTGACTTACAAGCACTGGGTTTGGAACCAGGTTGGGGTAATACAGCTTCCAGGGTGAGGGAAACCCTAGAACTATTTAACCGTTTGATTGATAACCCAGAACCGGGGGTAGTGGAAGCTTTTGTTGCTAGGATTCCGGCAATTTTCCGTGTCACTCTCATCTCCATCCATGGTTGGGTAGGACAGGAGGGGGTAGCAGGGAAACCGGAAACTGCTGGGCAGGTAATGTATGTAATCGAACAAGCTCGCAACTTAGAAAAAAAACTCAGAGAAGAGATAAAGCTTGCAGGGCTTGATTTATTGGGAATCAAGCCTCATGTGATAATTTTGACGCGGTTAATTCCCAACTGCGAAGGAACAGCTTGTGATATGCGCTTGGAGAAACTCCAAGGTAGTGACAATGCTTGGATTTTACGGGTACCTTTTGCCGAACATAACCTGCAAGTTACCCAAAACTGGATTTCTAAATATGAAATTTGGCCCTATTTGGATCATTTTGCCTTAGAAGCAGAAAAACAACTCCTGGCAGAATTTCGCGGCAGACCAAATTTAATTATTGGTAACTACAGTGATGGTAACTTGGTTGCTTCCCTATTGGCACGCCGTTTGAAAGCGACTCAATGTAATATTGCCCACGCTTTAGAAAAACCTAAAAACCTATTTAGTAACCTTTATTGGCAAGATTTGGAAGAAAGATACCATTTTTCGGCTCAATTTACTGCTGATTTAATCAGCATGAACGCAGCAGATTTTATTATTGCTTCATCTTACCAAGAAATTGTCGGCACACCCGACAGCATCGGGCAATATGAATCATATAAGTGTTTCACAATGCCAAGTTTGTATCATGTGGTAGATGGGATTGATTTATTTAATCCCAAATTTAACGTTGTGCCACCAGGAGTAAACGAGAATATTTTCTTTGCCCCCAGCCAAACAGGGAACCGTGATGATAACTGCCGCAGCCAAATTTGCCAAACCTTATTTACCCGTGAAGATCCGCAAATTCTGGGTAATTTAAAAGACCCAAAAAAACGTCCGATTTTTGCCATTGCCCCCATTGATGCCATTAAAAACCTGACTCGGCTCACGGAATGTTTTAGCAAAAGTCCAGAATTGCAAGAACATTGTAATTTAATTTTACTAACTAGTAAATTACATCCTGACCAAACAACCCACCCAGAACAAGCAGAGGAAATTGCCAAACTCCACGAGTTGATTAACCACTACCACCTCGAAGGCAAAATTCGTTGGTTAGGATTGCGCCTCAGTAATTTAGACTTAGGAGAAACCTATCGAGCGATCGCAGATTATCAGGGGATATTCGTTCACTTTGCCCATTTTGAACCCTTCGGGAGAACCATCTTAGAAGCAATGATTTCTGGTTTACCTACCTTTGCCACTCAGTTTGGAGGTGTATCGGAAATTATCGAAGACAAAGACGTATTTTTAATTAATCCCACCGATTTAGAAGGGACAACCCAGAAAATAGTACAGTTTTTGGAAACATGCGATCGCATTCCTGAATATTGGCAGGAAACATCACAACGGGTAATCGAACGCATCCAGAATAAGTTTAACTGGGATTCCCACTGTAAACAACTATTACTCATTGCCAAAATTTACAAGTTTTGGGATTTTGCCATCCCCGAAAACCGTGAAGCGAGAATGCGCTATTTAGAAACTTTATACCATTTAGTTTTTAAACCCAGAGCTGCAGAAATCTTGGAAAAACATAGTCACATTAAATCAGAATAA
- a CDS encoding DUF3122 domain-containing protein, with product MSKNILFAIALILTLLVNFPSSVSATLRQHQDAPGVMRYHSQISTRDNIGHPWQVVLYKKINPGKSPDQHLRLVGFPGVVEFLHPQVLEIETKDGQLLTAPDVYAQESPAASVGEYKLTSILSQIPVDSPLKLYLPVTEKQRLSITISENAIAEWQLLLTSIDD from the coding sequence ATGTCAAAAAATATTCTATTTGCCATCGCATTAATACTAACTCTATTAGTTAACTTTCCATCTTCCGTATCAGCAACACTTCGCCAACACCAAGATGCACCTGGGGTAATGCGTTACCATTCCCAAATATCCACCAGAGATAACATCGGGCATCCCTGGCAGGTAGTTCTGTATAAAAAAATAAATCCCGGTAAATCACCAGATCAACATCTTCGTTTAGTTGGTTTTCCTGGTGTGGTTGAATTTTTGCATCCCCAAGTCTTGGAAATCGAAACAAAAGATGGTCAACTATTAACTGCACCAGATGTTTACGCCCAAGAGTCCCCAGCAGCTAGCGTCGGAGAATATAAATTAACCAGTATTTTATCCCAAATACCAGTAGATAGCCCTTTGAAACTTTACCTACCTGTAACCGAAAAACAACGGCTGAGTATAACTATTTCCGAGAATGCGATCGCTGAATGGCAACTCCTCTTAACCAGCATAGATGATTAA